The proteins below are encoded in one region of Limnohabitans sp. 63ED37-2:
- a CDS encoding amino acid ABC transporter substrate-binding protein, with translation MKKMTQTLIGSVLATAGLLAATSAMAGKTLDQIKQRGQIVCGVNTGLAGFSAADSSGNWSGLDVDHCRALAAAVLSDATKVKYVPLTAQQRFTALQSGEVDVLSRNTTNTLNRDGSLGLHFIGANYYDGQGFMVPKGKITSAKQLKGATVCVQSGTTTEKNLTDFSRANKLNLKPVVFEKVEAATGAYFSGRCQAYTTDASGLASVRAKEAKDPAAHLILPDLISKEPLGPMVRRGDDEWFAINKWVLAGLIEAEEYGITQANVDQMKTSDNPQVGRLLGATEDLGKHLGLDKEWLARAIKTTGNYGEMFERNVGPKTSINLPRGLNNQWNKGGLMYAAPLR, from the coding sequence ATGAAGAAAATGACACAAACCTTGATCGGCTCCGTGCTGGCCACGGCAGGCTTGCTGGCGGCCACATCCGCCATGGCGGGCAAAACATTGGATCAGATCAAGCAGCGCGGCCAAATCGTCTGCGGTGTCAACACCGGTCTGGCCGGTTTTTCGGCTGCTGATTCCAGCGGCAACTGGTCGGGTCTGGACGTGGACCATTGCCGTGCCTTGGCCGCAGCTGTTTTGAGCGATGCGACCAAAGTCAAATACGTGCCCCTGACTGCACAGCAGCGCTTCACCGCCCTGCAGTCTGGCGAAGTGGATGTGCTGTCCCGCAACACCACCAACACTTTGAACCGCGATGGTTCCTTGGGCCTGCACTTCATTGGTGCCAACTACTACGACGGCCAAGGTTTCATGGTGCCCAAAGGCAAGATCACCAGCGCCAAGCAACTCAAGGGCGCCACCGTGTGTGTGCAGTCCGGCACCACCACCGAGAAGAACCTGACCGACTTCTCCCGCGCCAACAAGCTCAACTTGAAGCCAGTGGTGTTTGAAAAAGTCGAAGCCGCCACCGGCGCTTATTTCTCTGGCCGTTGCCAGGCTTACACCACCGACGCATCGGGCCTGGCCTCTGTGCGTGCCAAGGAGGCAAAAGACCCAGCAGCTCACCTGATCTTGCCCGACCTGATCTCCAAAGAGCCTCTGGGCCCCATGGTGCGCCGTGGTGATGACGAGTGGTTTGCCATCAACAAATGGGTGTTGGCTGGCCTGATCGAAGCCGAAGAGTACGGCATCACCCAAGCCAACGTGGACCAGATGAAAACCAGCGACAACCCTCAAGTGGGCCGTTTGCTGGGTGCTACCGAAGACCTGGGCAAGCACTTGGGCCTGGACAAAGAGTGGTTGGCCCGCGCCATCAAGACCACCGGTAACTACGGTGAAATGTTCGAGCGCAACGTCGGCCCTAAGACCTCCATCAACCTGCCACGTGGCTTGAATAACCAGTGGAACAAAGGCGGCCTGATGTACGCCGCACCGCTGCGTTGA
- a CDS encoding amino acid ABC transporter permease translates to MSHFSMIEARPLPGKKSRSISWRSREGRSVIYQIVAILSALALVALLVRNTLTNMRLRGIQSGYDFLFQPFGFDISETVIEYAHNSSYFVAFAIGMLNTLKVAVIGIVLATVLGVLVGVGRFSANFLVRKICYAYVEFFRNVPVYLQLLIWYLVFTEMLPDLDQAWQAGHFFLSKNGVSFPWPVWQLGQTLALIGVVLGLVFAMVYRRMARAHFDRTGHTRPVWAVSLAVTLALAVLGWLVGGAPNEWDLPKKGDFQIEDGGAFSPEFMALLCGLVFYTASFIAEVVRSGIASVSLGQHEASASLGLSKSQSMRLVVLPQALRVIIPPLTSQYLNLTKNSSLAVAIGYPELVSIANTTLNQTGRAIEALSIVMLVYLTLSLLTSALMNWFNASAAIQER, encoded by the coding sequence ATGTCCCACTTTTCCATGATCGAAGCCAGGCCATTGCCTGGCAAGAAAAGCCGATCGATTTCGTGGCGCAGCCGCGAAGGGCGCTCGGTCATCTACCAGATCGTCGCCATCTTGTCGGCCTTGGCCCTGGTGGCCTTGTTGGTGCGCAACACGCTGACCAACATGCGCCTGCGCGGCATCCAGAGCGGCTACGACTTTTTGTTTCAGCCGTTTGGCTTTGACATCAGCGAAACGGTGATCGAATACGCGCACAACAGCTCCTACTTTGTGGCCTTTGCCATCGGCATGCTCAACACGCTCAAAGTGGCCGTGATCGGCATTGTGTTGGCCACCGTGCTGGGTGTGCTGGTGGGTGTGGGGCGGTTTTCGGCCAACTTCTTGGTGCGCAAAATCTGCTACGCCTATGTTGAATTTTTCCGCAACGTGCCGGTTTATTTGCAGTTGCTGATCTGGTATCTCGTCTTCACCGAGATGCTGCCCGACCTGGACCAGGCTTGGCAGGCGGGCCATTTCTTCTTGAGCAAAAACGGGGTCTCATTTCCTTGGCCGGTGTGGCAGCTGGGCCAGACCTTGGCCCTGATCGGGGTGGTCTTGGGCCTTGTCTTTGCCATGGTTTATCGCCGCATGGCGCGGGCGCATTTTGACCGTACAGGCCACACCCGTCCGGTGTGGGCGGTGTCCCTGGCAGTGACGCTGGCGCTGGCTGTGCTCGGCTGGTTGGTCGGTGGCGCCCCCAATGAATGGGACTTGCCCAAAAAGGGTGACTTCCAGATCGAAGACGGCGGCGCATTCAGCCCCGAATTCATGGCCCTGCTGTGTGGCTTGGTGTTTTACACCGCGTCTTTCATCGCGGAAGTCGTGCGCTCGGGCATCGCCTCGGTGTCACTGGGCCAGCACGAGGCCTCGGCTTCTTTGGGCCTTAGCAAAAGCCAGTCCATGCGTTTGGTGGTGCTGCCGCAGGCTTTGCGTGTGATCATCCCGCCGCTCACCAGTCAGTACCTGAACCTGACCAAGAACTCTTCTTTGGCCGTGGCCATTGGCTACCCTGAACTGGTGTCGATCGCCAACACCACGCTCAACCAGACGGGCCGTGCCATTGAAGCGCTGTCGATTGTCATGCTGGTCTACCTCACCTTGTCTCTTCTCACCTCGGCCCTCATGAACTGGTTCAATGCCAGTGCCGCCATCCAGGAGCGCTGA
- a CDS encoding amino acid ABC transporter permease has protein sequence MTTVFKSTEARPMPGRSTGPVAWLRANLFSSLGNSLMSLALLAVCLWALVSSLDWAVLQAVFGSNLQACNDARGAGACWGVISEKGRLIVMGRYPEIEHWRPVIATALMLGVVVISCMPRFWNKALPLIWAVMLAVYFVLMKGGFFGLTEVDTDQWGGLPLTVMLTVISMTLAFPLAIFVALGRRSNMPAIRTLCTLYVELVRGVPLITVLFMASFMLPLFMPEGVKIDVLVRVVVGITLFSGAYMAEVIRGGLQALPKGQTEAAATLGLSYWQTQRMIVLPQALATVVPSIMNTFIGLFKDTSLVTIVSLYELTGALGLALNSDADWRPFKIEAYLFITFIYFAFCFAMSRYSLWIEERTAVSKVR, from the coding sequence ATGACCACTGTTTTCAAATCCACCGAAGCACGGCCCATGCCCGGGCGCAGCACAGGCCCCGTGGCCTGGTTGCGCGCCAATTTGTTTTCCAGCCTGGGCAACAGCCTGATGTCGCTGGCCCTGCTGGCCGTGTGCCTGTGGGCCCTGGTCTCCTCGCTCGACTGGGCCGTACTACAAGCTGTCTTTGGCAGCAACTTGCAAGCCTGTAACGATGCGCGTGGCGCTGGGGCCTGCTGGGGCGTGATCTCCGAAAAAGGCCGCCTGATCGTGATGGGCCGTTACCCAGAAATTGAGCACTGGCGTCCCGTGATCGCCACCGCCTTGATGCTGGGTGTGGTGGTCATCAGCTGCATGCCGCGTTTTTGGAACAAGGCACTGCCGCTGATCTGGGCCGTGATGTTGGCCGTGTATTTCGTGCTGATGAAGGGTGGTTTTTTCGGCCTGACCGAGGTCGACACCGACCAATGGGGTGGTTTGCCGCTGACGGTGATGCTGACAGTGATCTCCATGACGCTGGCCTTTCCGCTGGCCATCTTCGTGGCGCTGGGCCGTCGCTCCAACATGCCCGCCATCAGAACCCTCTGCACTCTGTATGTGGAGTTGGTGCGCGGCGTGCCGCTGATCACCGTGTTGTTCATGGCCTCGTTCATGCTGCCGTTGTTCATGCCCGAGGGTGTGAAGATCGACGTGCTGGTGCGTGTGGTGGTGGGCATCACACTGTTTTCGGGCGCCTACATGGCCGAGGTGATTCGCGGCGGTCTGCAGGCTTTGCCCAAAGGTCAGACCGAAGCGGCCGCCACCTTGGGCCTGAGCTACTGGCAGACCCAGCGCATGATCGTTTTGCCCCAAGCCTTGGCCACCGTGGTGCCATCCATCATGAACACCTTCATCGGCTTGTTCAAAGACACCTCGCTGGTCACCATCGTGTCGCTCTATGAGCTCACAGGTGCTTTGGGTCTCGCGCTCAACTCGGACGCCGACTGGCGCCCCTTCAAGATCGAAGCTTACCTTTTCATCACCTTCATTTATTTCGCGTTCTGCTTTGCCATGTCGCGCTACAGCCTGTGGATCGAAGAGCGCACGGCCGTGAGCAAAGTCCGCTGA
- a CDS encoding amino acid ABC transporter ATP-binding protein → MTSNATPLIEFKGVNKWYASNGYHVLRDVNLQFAKGEKVVICGPSGSGKSTLIRCINALEEYQEGTLTVDGTVLGDDLKGIDKVRREVGMVFQQFNLFPHLTVMENLILSPTWVAKMPRKEAIDKAMVQLERVRIAEHANKYPLQLSGGQQQRVAIARALCLTPKIMLFDEPTSALDPEMIKEVLDVMIELTSQGMTMLCVTHEMGFAKAVADRVIFMDQGQVVEQAPPQQFFDAPQTDRAQDFLSKILGH, encoded by the coding sequence ATGACCTCCAACGCTACCCCCCTCATCGAGTTCAAAGGCGTGAACAAGTGGTACGCCAGCAATGGCTACCACGTGTTGCGCGATGTGAACCTGCAATTTGCCAAAGGCGAAAAAGTCGTCATCTGCGGCCCCTCGGGCTCGGGCAAATCCACGCTGATCCGCTGCATCAACGCCCTGGAGGAATACCAGGAAGGCACACTCACGGTGGATGGCACCGTGTTGGGTGACGACCTCAAAGGCATTGACAAAGTGCGCCGTGAAGTCGGCATGGTGTTCCAGCAGTTCAACCTGTTCCCGCATCTGACGGTGATGGAAAACCTGATCTTGTCGCCCACTTGGGTGGCCAAAATGCCGCGCAAGGAAGCCATCGACAAAGCCATGGTGCAACTGGAGCGTGTGCGCATTGCCGAGCACGCCAACAAGTACCCCCTGCAGTTGTCCGGCGGCCAGCAGCAGCGCGTGGCCATTGCCCGTGCGCTGTGCTTGACGCCCAAGATCATGCTGTTCGATGAGCCCACTTCGGCCCTCGACCCTGAGATGATCAAGGAAGTGCTGGACGTGATGATCGAGCTGACCAGCCAGGGCATGACCATGCTGTGTGTGACGCATGAGATGGGCTTTGCCAAGGCCGTGGCCGACCGAGTGATCTTCATGGACCAAGGCCAGGTGGTGGAACAAGCCCCGCCTCAGCAGTTCTTTGACGCGCCGCAGACCGACCGGGCACAGGACTTCTTGTCCAAGATCCTCGGGCATTGA
- the pyrC gene encoding dihydroorotase: MTQELTLTRPDDWHLHVRDGAALNVVVPHTAAQFGRAIIMPNLKPPVTTAEQALAYKQRILAAVPAGMAFEPLMTLYLTDNLAPAEIARAKAAGVVACKLYPAGATTNSDAGVTDLRKIYPVLEAMQREGVLLLVHGEVTSSDIDLFDREAVFIEQHLKPLRRDFPGLKIVMEHITTQEAAQHVASGDDLLGATITAHHLLYNRNAIFTGGIRPHYYCLPVLKRETHRLALVKAATSGNPRFFLGTDSAPHPAHLKEHATGCAGCYTAHAAIEMYAEAFEQVGALDKLEGFASFFGADFYGLPRNTGTITLRRESWTPAESFAFGEAELKPLRSGESLPWRLLAG, from the coding sequence ATGACCCAAGAACTCACCCTTACCCGCCCCGATGACTGGCACCTGCACGTACGCGATGGCGCCGCCCTGAATGTGGTGGTGCCTCACACCGCCGCCCAATTCGGCCGCGCCATCATCATGCCCAACCTCAAGCCGCCCGTGACCACGGCCGAGCAGGCGCTGGCCTACAAGCAGCGCATCTTGGCCGCCGTGCCTGCAGGCATGGCCTTTGAGCCGCTCATGACGCTGTACCTGACAGACAACCTGGCCCCGGCCGAGATCGCCCGTGCCAAAGCCGCAGGCGTGGTGGCCTGCAAGCTCTACCCGGCAGGCGCCACCACCAACAGCGACGCGGGCGTGACCGACCTGCGCAAGATCTACCCCGTACTAGAAGCCATGCAACGCGAAGGCGTGCTGCTGCTGGTGCATGGCGAAGTCACCTCCTCCGACATTGACCTGTTCGACCGCGAAGCGGTATTCATCGAACAACATCTCAAGCCGCTGCGCCGTGACTTTCCGGGCCTCAAAATCGTGATGGAACACATCACGACACAAGAAGCCGCGCAACACGTGGCCAGCGGCGATGACTTGCTGGGTGCAACCATCACGGCACACCACCTGCTGTACAACCGCAACGCCATCTTCACAGGCGGTATTCGCCCGCATTACTACTGCCTGCCCGTGCTCAAGCGCGAAACCCACCGCCTGGCGCTGGTCAAGGCGGCGACGTCAGGCAACCCGCGTTTCTTCTTGGGCACCGACAGCGCCCCGCACCCGGCGCACCTCAAAGAGCACGCCACGGGTTGCGCAGGCTGCTACACCGCGCACGCTGCCATCGAGATGTATGCCGAAGCCTTTGAGCAAGTGGGCGCATTGGACAAGCTTGAAGGCTTTGCCAGCTTCTTTGGGGCCGACTTTTATGGTCTGCCGCGCAACACCGGCACCATCACGCTGCGCCGAGAAAGTTGGACACCTGCAGAAAGCTTTGCGTTCGGCGAGGCCGAACTCAAGCCCTTGCGCTCGGGAGAAAGCCTGCCGTGGCGTCTGTTGGCGGGCTGA
- a CDS encoding DUF3025 domain-containing protein, with protein sequence MADWRAVGEPIARQVAAGVPQPEALNAAGRAPLRFVPQADLPEGQAYEDFIFATGQVPTREGLHDFFNALCWMQFPLAKKRLNHLQAREIARAGVGQVRGPVRDAATVFDENAVLIQTSDAVWTALNEHRWFDAFVGLRGEWAHTRLWTFGHAALEKAVQPYKSITVHLWRVPQSVVKTELDAWLAQDLTPEKLARKPFSPLPLLGVPGWWLANEDPAFYADASVFRPRRSSRLSEKPYANAEITPMA encoded by the coding sequence CTGGCCGACTGGCGGGCGGTGGGCGAGCCCATCGCACGGCAAGTAGCGGCAGGCGTGCCCCAGCCCGAGGCCTTGAATGCGGCGGGCCGGGCTCCCCTGCGTTTTGTGCCACAAGCCGACTTGCCCGAAGGCCAGGCCTACGAAGACTTCATTTTTGCCACGGGCCAGGTGCCCACCCGCGAGGGCTTGCACGACTTCTTCAACGCCCTGTGTTGGATGCAGTTTCCGTTGGCCAAAAAGCGCCTCAACCACTTGCAAGCCCGCGAAATTGCTCGCGCTGGGGTGGGGCAGGTGCGTGGCCCGGTGCGCGATGCCGCGACCGTATTCGATGAAAACGCTGTCCTGATCCAGACCTCCGATGCGGTGTGGACCGCCCTGAATGAGCACCGCTGGTTCGACGCCTTTGTCGGTTTACGCGGTGAGTGGGCACACACGCGGCTTTGGACTTTTGGCCATGCCGCGCTCGAAAAAGCGGTGCAGCCCTACAAATCGATCACCGTGCACCTGTGGCGTGTGCCACAAAGCGTGGTGAAAACCGAGCTGGATGCTTGGCTGGCGCAAGACCTTACGCCTGAAAAACTGGCCCGCAAACCCTTCAGTCCTTTGCCCCTGCTGGGGGTGCCCGGCTGGTGGCTGGCCAACGAAGACCCGGCGTTTTACGCCGATGCCAGTGTTTTTCGGCCCCGCAGAAGTTCCCGCCTGTCTGAAAAACCGTACGCCAATGCGGAAATCACGCCCATGGCTTGA
- the htpX gene encoding protease HtpX — MKRIFLFVVTNLAVVLVLGIVANLLGVNRFLTSNGLNLGALLGFALIMGFGGAIISLLMSKWIAKMSSGVKLIDQPANADEAWIVDTVRKLSDKAGIGMPEVGIFEGDPNAFATGAFRDSALVAVSTGLLQNMNHEEIEAVLAHEVAHIANGDMVTMALIQGVMNTFVVFISRVVGYAVDSFLRKNDEESTGPGIGYYVTTIVMDILLGVLAAIIVAWFSRQREFRADASAAQLMGRKQPMINALARLGGVHTAELPKSMAAMGIAGGIGQLFSTHPPIEQRIAALQNSAL; from the coding sequence ATGAAACGCATTTTTCTTTTTGTGGTGACCAACCTGGCCGTGGTGCTGGTGCTGGGCATCGTCGCCAACTTGCTGGGCGTCAACCGCTTCCTCACGTCCAACGGCCTGAACCTGGGCGCTTTGCTGGGTTTTGCGCTGATCATGGGCTTTGGTGGCGCCATCATCTCTTTGCTCATGAGCAAATGGATTGCCAAAATGTCCTCGGGCGTCAAGCTGATTGACCAGCCCGCCAACGCCGACGAGGCCTGGATTGTGGACACCGTGCGCAAACTGTCTGATAAAGCCGGTATCGGCATGCCTGAGGTGGGCATCTTTGAAGGCGACCCCAACGCCTTTGCCACCGGCGCTTTCCGTGACTCGGCCTTGGTGGCCGTGTCCACGGGATTGCTGCAAAACATGAACCACGAAGAAATCGAAGCTGTGCTCGCCCACGAAGTGGCGCACATTGCCAACGGCGACATGGTCACCATGGCCCTGATCCAGGGCGTGATGAACACCTTTGTGGTCTTCATCTCCCGCGTGGTGGGTTATGCGGTGGACAGTTTCTTGCGCAAAAACGACGAAGAAAGCACGGGCCCCGGTATTGGCTACTACGTGACCACCATCGTGATGGACATTTTGTTGGGTGTTCTCGCTGCGATCATCGTGGCTTGGTTCAGCCGTCAGCGCGAGTTCCGCGCCGATGCCAGCGCAGCGCAGCTGATGGGCCGCAAGCAGCCGATGATCAACGCCTTGGCCCGCCTGGGCGGTGTGCACACCGCCGAGTTGCCCAAGAGCATGGCCGCCATGGGCATTGCCGGTGGTATCGGTCAGCTGTTCAGCACCCACCCACCCATTGAGCAGCGCATCGCCGCCCTGCAAAACAGCGCTTTATAA
- a CDS encoding histidine phosphatase family protein, with protein MEPTRISAIRHGETAWNVDTRLQGHLDIPLNEVGLRQAQHLAQALVQREVIDAVYASDLSRAHTTAQAIAKSIGKTVTVHAGLRERHFGAFQGRTFSQIETELPEHAWHWRKRTPDWVPPGGGESLTVLRERVIQTVEALAAAHAGQHMVLVAHGGVLDILYRAAARLDLQAPRTWALTNTAVNRLLWTPQGLSLVGWGDTSHLDDLAEDESSL; from the coding sequence ATGGAACCGACACGAATTTCGGCGATTCGCCACGGAGAAACCGCATGGAACGTCGACACCCGTCTGCAAGGCCACCTCGACATCCCACTCAACGAGGTGGGCCTGCGCCAAGCCCAGCATCTGGCCCAAGCCTTGGTGCAGCGCGAAGTCATCGATGCGGTTTATGCCAGCGACCTGTCTCGCGCCCACACCACAGCCCAAGCGATTGCGAAATCTATTGGAAAGACGGTGACGGTGCATGCAGGTTTGCGAGAGCGCCACTTTGGCGCATTCCAAGGCCGAACCTTTTCCCAAATCGAAACCGAGCTGCCCGAACACGCTTGGCACTGGCGCAAGCGCACGCCGGACTGGGTACCACCGGGCGGGGGCGAATCACTGACGGTCTTGCGTGAGAGGGTGATCCAAACCGTAGAGGCCTTGGCCGCGGCCCACGCCGGGCAACACATGGTGCTGGTCGCCCATGGCGGCGTGTTGGATATCCTTTACCGCGCCGCTGCTCGCCTGGATTTGCAAGCGCCGCGCACTTGGGCGCTGACCAACACCGCCGTCAATCGCCTCCTGTGGACACCACAAGGCCTGTCGCTGGTGGGCTGGGGGGACACCTCCCACCTGGACGACTTGGCCGAAGACGAATCGTCTTTATAA
- a CDS encoding DUF4136 domain-containing protein: MRTATRQLKRWFSVAVAALALSFLTGCASVRLIDSDVVSVAAAPPGMSLQGAKYRFERLPSQVHNPEAGLAEQQAQAAMTAVGLVRDDANASLSVMVGFSGTQYLADPWGRPLGSGWTPYGSIAIGSGFGRNLGSHVGLGVGMRFPPPTHYRREVSVVMRDLKSGQVVYETRASHAGPWSDSVPIFATLFQAALANFPNPPAGPRRVNIEVPR, encoded by the coding sequence ATGCGCACAGCAACTCGGCAGCTCAAGCGGTGGTTTTCAGTGGCCGTGGCGGCATTGGCCTTGAGCTTTTTGACGGGCTGCGCCTCGGTGCGGCTGATCGACAGCGATGTGGTCTCGGTGGCGGCCGCGCCGCCCGGCATGAGTTTGCAGGGCGCTAAGTACCGCTTTGAGCGCCTGCCCTCGCAGGTGCACAACCCCGAAGCCGGTTTGGCCGAGCAGCAAGCCCAGGCCGCCATGACGGCCGTGGGTCTGGTGCGCGACGACGCCAATGCCAGCCTGAGTGTGATGGTGGGTTTCAGCGGTACGCAATACCTGGCCGACCCTTGGGGCCGCCCCCTCGGGTCGGGCTGGACACCTTACGGCAGCATTGCCATCGGTTCGGGTTTTGGCAGAAACTTGGGCTCGCACGTCGGACTGGGTGTGGGCATGCGCTTTCCACCCCCCACACATTACCGCCGCGAAGTCAGCGTGGTCATGCGCGACCTGAAATCAGGCCAGGTGGTCTACGAAACCCGCGCCAGCCACGCAGGACCCTGGAGCGACAGCGTGCCGATCTTTGCCACCCTGTTCCAGGCGGCGCTGGCGAACTTTCCCAACCCACCCGCAGGCCCACGCCGGGTCAACATCGAGGTGCCACGCTGA
- the ttcA gene encoding tRNA 2-thiocytidine(32) synthetase TtcA, with product MNTDKEADNAWVQAQAESEAAKAVKIERETHKLEKRLCRQMGQAISDFNLIEAGDRIMVCMSGGKDSYGMLDILLKMKARAPVDFELVAVNLDQKQPGFPDHILPAYLKELGVEYHIETQDTYSIVKDKIPEGKTMCSLCSRLRRGILYRVARELKCNKLALGHHRDDILQTFFLNMFFGGKLKGMPPKLVSDNGEFMVIRPLAYVAESDLIRWAEHRQFPIIPCTLCGSQENLQRLQVGNMLREWQKKYPGRIENMFAALQNVVPSHLMDAKLHGFKDLKITGVESDDGDKAFDEEEFKEPSLPGIQVISM from the coding sequence ATGAACACAGACAAAGAAGCCGACAACGCCTGGGTACAAGCACAAGCCGAATCAGAGGCTGCCAAGGCCGTCAAGATCGAGCGTGAAACCCACAAGCTCGAAAAGCGCCTGTGCCGCCAAATGGGCCAGGCCATCAGCGACTTCAACCTGATCGAAGCGGGCGACCGCATCATGGTCTGCATGTCGGGCGGCAAAGACAGCTACGGCATGCTCGACATCTTGCTCAAGATGAAGGCCCGTGCCCCGGTGGACTTCGAGCTGGTGGCAGTCAACCTGGACCAAAAGCAACCTGGCTTTCCAGACCACATCCTGCCGGCGTACCTCAAGGAATTGGGAGTGGAGTACCACATCGAGACGCAAGACACCTACTCGATCGTGAAAGACAAAATCCCCGAAGGCAAGACCATGTGCAGCCTGTGCTCGCGTCTGCGCCGGGGCATTTTGTACCGCGTGGCGCGTGAACTGAAGTGCAACAAGCTGGCGCTCGGCCACCACCGCGACGACATACTGCAGACCTTCTTTTTGAACATGTTTTTTGGCGGCAAGCTCAAGGGCATGCCCCCAAAGCTGGTCAGCGACAACGGCGAGTTCATGGTGATCCGCCCGCTGGCCTATGTGGCCGAGTCCGACCTGATCCGTTGGGCAGAACACCGACAGTTCCCCATCATCCCGTGCACCCTGTGTGGCAGCCAGGAGAACCTGCAACGTCTGCAGGTGGGCAACATGCTGCGCGAGTGGCAAAAGAAGTACCCCGGCCGCATTGAAAACATGTTTGCGGCTCTGCAAAATGTGGTGCCTTCGCATTTGATGGACGCCAAACTGCACGGCTTCAAGGACCTGAAAATCACGGGCGTCGAATCGGATGACGGCGACAAGGCCTTTGACGAGGAAGAGTTCAAGGAGCCTTCTTTGCCGGGCATTCAGGTCATCTCCATGTAA
- a CDS encoding dihydroneopterin aldolase, which yields MKTPAGHQTLELTGLRFDANLGILEHEKTDPQPIQVDAELNLGTQPLLPSDDDIHSVLDYRKVRKIIIDECTAEHINLLETLIGKVSNRLMQLPGVLGVRVKIAKLEIFEDCEVAIRMETGQW from the coding sequence ATGAAAACCCCTGCCGGACACCAAACCCTGGAGCTGACCGGTTTGCGCTTTGACGCCAACCTGGGCATCCTGGAACACGAAAAAACAGACCCGCAGCCGATTCAGGTGGACGCCGAGCTGAACCTGGGCACCCAACCCCTGCTGCCCAGCGACGACGACATCCACTCGGTGCTGGACTACCGCAAGGTGCGCAAAATCATCATCGACGAATGCACGGCCGAGCACATCAACCTGCTCGAAACGCTGATCGGCAAAGTCTCGAACCGCCTGATGCAGTTGCCCGGCGTGTTGGGCGTGCGCGTCAAGATTGCCAAACTTGAAATTTTTGAAGACTGCGAAGTGGCCATTCGCATGGAAACCGGACAGTGGTGA
- a CDS encoding dihydroneopterin aldolase: protein MSELMTDLTLNCRRLFLRNHTVDVRIGAHDFEKLGPQRIIFNVELFVPYSASTPTQDDLAEVVDYDFIREVIARRVAQGHIVLQETLCDDLMRALIAHPQVQAVRLSSCKPDVYPDCEAVGVEIFQTKSPT from the coding sequence ATGAGCGAGCTGATGACCGATTTGACGCTGAATTGCCGCCGCCTGTTTCTGCGCAACCACACGGTGGACGTGCGCATCGGCGCGCACGACTTTGAAAAGCTCGGCCCCCAGCGCATCATTTTTAATGTGGAGCTGTTCGTGCCCTACAGCGCGTCCACCCCCACGCAAGACGATCTGGCCGAGGTGGTGGACTACGACTTCATCCGCGAGGTGATTGCGCGCCGGGTGGCCCAAGGCCACATCGTGCTGCAAGAGACTTTGTGCGACGACCTGATGCGCGCGCTGATCGCCCACCCGCAGGTGCAGGCGGTGCGCCTGTCCAGCTGCAAACCCGATGTGTACCCAGACTGCGAAGCGGTTGGGGTGGAAATTTTTCAAACCAAAAGCCCGACATGA
- a CDS encoding SDR family oxidoreductase, translated as MKHVLITGGALRLGATLCRGFAQAGWQVWCHYQRSAPAALALQASLHATGATVRLVQADLAESAEVKRMMAHITQTTGPLDCVVNNASLFEPDEGCDMDLAGARQQIEVNLIAPMLLASLMAQQAAPEAQPGQRSVVHILDQKVFNLNPDYFSYTVSKLALERAVALQAQALAPLRVCGVAPGLMFLSGPQTQENFDRASRVNLLREPIDPAQVAATCLFLAQNPCITGTTVCVDNGQHLVPLARDVMFLGEPKDPA; from the coding sequence TTGAAACACGTACTGATCACTGGCGGCGCCTTGCGTCTGGGCGCGACCCTGTGCCGGGGCTTCGCGCAAGCGGGCTGGCAGGTGTGGTGCCATTACCAGCGCTCAGCCCCAGCCGCCTTGGCACTTCAGGCATCGCTGCACGCCACAGGCGCCACTGTGCGACTGGTGCAGGCCGACTTGGCAGAAAGCGCCGAAGTCAAACGCATGATGGCCCACATCACCCAAACCACCGGCCCGCTCGACTGCGTGGTGAACAACGCCTCGCTGTTCGAACCGGACGAGGGCTGCGACATGGACTTGGCCGGAGCCCGCCAGCAAATCGAAGTGAATTTGATCGCGCCCATGCTGTTGGCATCCCTCATGGCCCAGCAGGCCGCGCCCGAAGCCCAGCCCGGCCAGCGCAGCGTGGTCCACATCCTCGACCAGAAGGTGTTCAATCTGAATCCGGATTATTTTTCGTACACCGTCTCCAAACTGGCCCTGGAGCGGGCCGTGGCCTTGCAGGCCCAAGCCCTGGCGCCCTTGCGGGTGTGCGGCGTGGCCCCGGGCCTGATGTTTTTGAGCGGCCCGCAAACCCAAGAGAACTTCGACCGCGCCAGCCGGGTGAACCTGCTGCGTGAACCGATCGACCCAGCGCAGGTAGCGGCCACCTGTTTGTTCCTTGCACAAAACCCCTGCATCACCGGCACCACGGTGTGCGTGGACAACGGCCAGCACCTGGTGCCTTTGGCGCGGGATGTGATGTTTTTGGGTGAACCGAAAGACCCCGCATGA